TGGCTCATCGCGGCGGGAGGCACCCTTTTCTTCAGCTTCCCCGTCCTCTACGCGTCCAGCTTCAGCGGCTTCTACCTGCCCCTGATGATCGTGCTGTGGCTCCTGATGATCCGCGGGATTGCGATCGAGCTGCGATCGCACCTCAAGCACCCCATGTGGGCGACCTTCTGGGACGCGGCCTTCTTCGTCTCGAGCGCGCTGCTCGCGGTCTTCCTGGGGGCGGCGGCGGGCAACGTGATCCGCGGGGTGCCCCTCGATGCGAGCGGCTACTTCTTCGAGCCGCTCTGGACCACCTTCGACCCCGCGAGCCCCACCCCGGGGATCCTGGACTGGTACACCGTGCTGGTGGGGCTCTTGGCCCTTGCGATCCTGGTGACCCACGGCGCCAACTACCTCGCCCTCAAGACCGAAGGGGCGCTCAACGCGCGCGCCCGGCGCCTCGCGCTGGGCGGCTGGGGGGCGACCCTCGCCCTGACGGTACCGGTGACCCTGTCGACCTTCTGGCTGCGCCCGGAGATGTGGGGCAACTTCGCGCGCGCCCCGTGGGGCGCGATCTTCCCGCTGGCCGCCATCCTCGGCCTGATCGGCATGGGCGTCTGCCTGAGGCGTCGCCGCGAGCAGGGGGCCCTCGTGTCGTCGGGGGCCTACATGGCAGGGATGATGGCGAGCAGCGCCTTCGCCCTCTACCCCCGGGTGCTGCCCGCCGTCGACCCCGCGCACGACCTCACCATCCACAACGCCGCCACCTCCCCCTACGGCATGGCCGTGGGGCTCGTGTGGTGGAGCATCGGGATGGTGCTGGCGGCGATCTACTTCGTGTTCATCTACCGGCTGTTCCGGGGCAAGGTCTCCTCGGAGGACGGGCCCTACTGATCCTTCTAGCGATCGCGCGTGGCGTCGATGGTGACCTTGGCGGGCAGGTGGTCCGAGGCCTGCTGGGCGTCGGGGGTGTCCAGGATCGTGGCCGAGTTCGGGACGTACTCCTGCTTGATGCCCTGCGAGAGCAGGATGTAGTCGATCCGGCCGCGGTACTTGGCCGGGTGGTAGGTGAAGGCCGAGACGCCCAGCTCCGAGAGGGCGTCGTAGAGGCTGGGATCGCGATCGCGGCCCTCGAGGAAGACCTTCAGGGTCTCGGTGGTGGGCTGGTCGTTGAAGTCGCCCATCAGGGCGTAGTTGGCGCGCGGGTTCTGGCCCTCGAAGTCGCGCAGGATGCGGCGGATCTCCATGGCCTCGGCCTTGCGCTTGGCGTCGGCCTGCGCCCCGCCCGCGTGGGCCTTGAGGTGGGTCATGAAGACCGTGAACGAATAGCCCTTGCCCGGCTTGATCTGCACCTGCAGGAGGTCGCGGCTCAGCTGCTGCGGCGTCGGGGCGCCCGGCACGCCGAACTCGGCGTTCTTGTGGGACTTGATGTGGGTGATGGGGAAGCGGCTGAGCACCGCCACGTCGATGCCGCGACCGTCGTTGCCCTCGACCAGGGCCATGTGCTTGTAGCCCATGTCGGCCAGGTAGGCGTCGCGGAAGTTGCGCAGGGTCGCCTTGGACTCCACCTCGACCAGGCCCACCACGTCCGCGTTCAGCTCACGCATGGCGCTGGCGAGGGCCTGCTTGTCCTCGTGGCTCTTGGCCGGGCTGGTCTTGGGGTCGAGGACGGTGTTGGAGCCGTCGAAGAGGTTCTCGACGTTGTAGGTGGCGAGGGTGAACTTGCCCGCAGGCGCAAGGTCGGCGCTCTCGGCGGTCGCCTTTCCGCCGCCCTCGCCCCCCATGAAGCCGAGCGGATTGAGCCCGCAGCCGGAGAGGGTCATCGCGAGAAGCGCGGCCCAGAGGAAGCGATGGCGGTGCATGCGTCGAGCTCCTTTTGGAAGGAAGGCGGGTGCTTTCAAGGATTATCTCAAAATCCAGGCAAAACTTTCCTTAAGAATTGGTGAAGAAAAGACCTACTTCTCTCGCTCGGCGAGCAGGGCGTCGATCGCGCGCCAGAGGCGCCACGCGTCCCGGATCCCGAGGCCCGTGAGCTCCACGTGGCCCAGATCTCCGACCACCGTGAGGCGCGCCAGGCCGTGAGGCAAGGCCCGGGCCAGGGCCAGGCTCTCGGTGTAAGGGATGACGCTGTCGTTGGTGCCGTGAATGAGGTTGACCCTGGCCCTGAGGGCGCGAAGGTCCTTGTTCGCGAGGTCGAGGGCCGCCATGTCGTCGCGGATCGGCCTGGGGAGCTTCGCGATCAGCCCGGGCACGCGCTCGGGATCGGCGTTGGCCAGCAGGTCGTAGAGCGAGCGGCCCTCCGGTCTGAGGCCCTGCGCCAGCTGCTCGATGGGTGCGGCCGGATCGCTCAGCCTGCGCTCGGCCATGGCGCTCAGGGCCCTGCGATCGCCCGGATCTTCGAGCAGATCCGCGTTGCTGAGCACGAAGACCCACTTGCCGTAGGCGTTTGGGCGCAGGTAGCGCCACGCGCCCCTCTCGTCCCGGAAGAACCCCGTCGTGCAGTAGGTGACGACGCGCGCCACGTCGTGATAGCCCCCGACCCCCAGCACGAAGCGCACCCTGTCCCGGATCGCGGGCTCGAGGGCCGCGAGCAGCGCCGGGCCGACCGCGTAGCTGAAGGCGCCGATCCCGGCCCGCCCCCCGGGCGCCAGGTCCGGCCGAGAGCCCAGGTAAGCGAACGCGTCGGCGACCTCGCGGGCGTCGCGGGCGCGGAGCCTCAGCGCGCGCAGGCTCGCGATCTCGGGCACCAGGACCGCGAAGCGCGCCCTGGCGAGGGTGTTGGCGAAAGCCACCAGGCGCGCGTCGTCCTTGCCGTCCCGCGTGGCCCCAGGCACCAGCACGATCCCGGCGCACGGCGCCTCGCCGGGCTGGTAGAGGTCCGCCGCGTGGGCGCGCCCCTCGATGGTGTAGCGCACGGCCGCACGGGCGGGGGCAGGGGTCCGCTCCTTGAGGACGCTCGGCTGATCCCCGGCGGCGACGTCGCGCAGGACCCAGAGCGCCTCGCGGCTCGGCAGGCAGCCCTGGATGAGGGCGATCGTCCCGACGAGGGCGAGCCAGCGCCTCACGCTCCGGGCTCCGGGATCGCGCTCTCGCCGCAGTCGCGCAGGATCTCGGCGTAAGCGGCGTCCCGCAGGGCGAGAGCAGCCGCCCAGCCCTGGCCCTTCGGGCGGATCGGCGGACCGATCGTCACGAGGATCCCCCCGCGCCGCAAAAAGCGCGAGTGGGCCCGCAGGATGTGCCGCGTCCCCCTAAGGGCGATCGGCACCACCGCGCAGCCCGTCTCGGCCGCGGCCGTGAACGCCCCCATCCGGAAGGGCTGGAGGCCCGGGGTTCGGATGAAGGTGCCCTCGGGGAAGAAGCAGACCGGCTCGCCAAGGCGCAGGGTGCGGGCCGCCTCCTCGGTCTCCTCGAGGCCGCGCGCCTGCCCCTTGGCCGCCACGAAGATCGCGCCGATGCGCTGCAGGAAGAGGCGCGCGAAGAAGCGCGCCCGGAAGCGCGCGTGCGCCACGTAGCGCGGCGCGACCGGCAGGCACGCTTCGAGCGCCAGGCCGTCGAGGTAGCTCGCGTGGTTCGCGACCAGCACGCAGGGACCGCACCCCTCCAGGTGCTCGAGGCCCCGCACCACCAGCGGGATCCCCGTCAGGCGCAGCAGCAGGCGCGAGGCCACGCGCAGGCAACGCCGGCTGCTGCCGGGCGCAAGGGCGATCATGATCCAGGCCGGCACCGCGACCAGGCCGAAGACCCCCCAGGCGTAGAGGGAGTAGAGGCCAGAGGCGAAATCGCTCGAGGCGCGGCGGAGGCGCGGCACGAGCCCGGCCGCCTCCAGCCGCAGCCACTGGCGCCAGGGCGCCGGGGCGGCGGCTCCGAGATCGCCCTGCTCGTAGCGATCGCGGCAGGCCGCACGGCGGATCTTGCCGCTCGAGGTCTTCAGCACCGTGCGCGGCGGCACCAGGGCCAC
This genomic stretch from Pantanalinema sp. harbors:
- the cydB gene encoding cytochrome d ubiquinol oxidase subunit II, translating into MATLWFVLVLFMLVMYVLLDGFDLGAGAIHVFVAKTDAERRMVLKAIGPVWDGNEVWLIAAGGTLFFSFPVLYASSFSGFYLPLMIVLWLLMIRGIAIELRSHLKHPMWATFWDAAFFVSSALLAVFLGAAAGNVIRGVPLDASGYFFEPLWTTFDPASPTPGILDWYTVLVGLLALAILVTHGANYLALKTEGALNARARRLALGGWGATLALTVPVTLSTFWLRPEMWGNFARAPWGAIFPLAAILGLIGMGVCLRRRREQGALVSSGAYMAGMMASSAFALYPRVLPAVDPAHDLTIHNAATSPYGMAVGLVWWSIGMVLAAIYFVFIYRLFRGKVSSEDGPY
- a CDS encoding endonuclease/exonuclease/phosphatase family protein, with protein sequence MHRHRFLWAALLAMTLSGCGLNPLGFMGGEGGGKATAESADLAPAGKFTLATYNVENLFDGSNTVLDPKTSPAKSHEDKQALASAMRELNADVVGLVEVESKATLRNFRDAYLADMGYKHMALVEGNDGRGIDVAVLSRFPITHIKSHKNAEFGVPGAPTPQQLSRDLLQVQIKPGKGYSFTVFMTHLKAHAGGAQADAKRKAEAMEIRRILRDFEGQNPRANYALMGDFNDQPTTETLKVFLEGRDRDPSLYDALSELGVSAFTYHPAKYRGRIDYILLSQGIKQEYVPNSATILDTPDAQQASDHLPAKVTIDATRDR